In a single window of the Dinghuibacter silviterrae genome:
- a CDS encoding 2'-5' RNA ligase family protein, with translation MSKQLYYIAIVCPASVNEDILAHKHWMREHFGCKAALKSPAHITLIPSFLMEKRWEDDLVETLSTFHPLISPLDIQLRDFDHFGSAVIFAQVSANEGLAALKTALEEHLDQDPDLGIRHDSKAFHAHVTIANRDLQETDFPSAWAHFGPLHYEASFQTGQFALLQLEGAHWEVVHTFEW, from the coding sequence ATGTCGAAACAACTCTATTACATAGCGATCGTGTGTCCCGCATCCGTGAACGAGGATATCCTCGCCCATAAGCACTGGATGCGGGAACACTTCGGTTGCAAGGCCGCGTTAAAATCCCCTGCGCACATCACCCTCATCCCTTCCTTCCTGATGGAAAAGCGGTGGGAGGATGACCTGGTGGAGACGCTGTCGACGTTTCACCCTTTGATCTCCCCTTTGGACATTCAGCTACGCGACTTCGATCATTTCGGGTCCGCTGTCATCTTTGCTCAGGTCTCGGCCAACGAGGGACTCGCTGCGCTCAAAACAGCCCTGGAGGAACACCTGGACCAAGACCCGGACCTCGGGATCCGCCACGATTCAAAGGCCTTTCACGCGCACGTCACCATCGCCAACCGGGACCTCCAGGAAACGGACTTTCCTTCCGCCTGGGCGCACTTTGGTCCGCTACACTACGAAGCCTCTTTCCAAACGGGGCAATTTGCCCTGCTGCAGCTCGAAGGAGCGCACTGGGAGGTAGTGCATACGTTTGAATGGTAG
- the pyk gene encoding pyruvate kinase codes for MSKAVSKYLHTDMDQKAGIEHTFHKTKIVATVGPACDTYDKLLELVKAGVNVFRLNFSHGSQEDKARIIEYIRTINKTEPYNIAILGDLQGPKLRVGDIAGGSLAIKTGDILTFTSKEKVMGTMEKIYVSYPNLHNDVKVGEKILIDDGKLEVQVTEVTPAGDVKVRVNYGGTLLPKKGVNLPDTAISLPAMTEKDIADLEFIIEQKLDWVALSFVRKADDMVDLRRRVNEKQSTIKIMAKIEMPSAMEDLRNIIIESDGIMVARGDLGVELPVEKVPMAQRDIIRKCIHRAKPVIVATQMMESMMDRVKPNRSEITDVANAVLEGTDAVMLSGETAMGQHPALVVETMKKIIIEVERTEYRYNREEDLKPQPHSPSFLSDAICYNACKSAHDVHADAIIGMTQSGYTGWVLSSYRPKSPLYIFTKREHLVNQLSLSWGVRAFFYDEEQSLDDIIFDQIDILKGRGFLNTGDVVVNTGSTPVNQHLPTNVMKITKVS; via the coding sequence ATGTCAAAAGCCGTCTCGAAGTACCTGCATACTGACATGGATCAAAAAGCAGGCATAGAGCACACTTTCCACAAAACGAAGATCGTCGCCACCGTGGGCCCGGCCTGTGATACGTATGACAAACTCCTGGAGCTCGTCAAGGCCGGTGTCAACGTCTTCCGCCTGAATTTTTCCCATGGGAGCCAGGAGGACAAAGCCCGGATCATCGAGTACATCCGCACCATCAATAAGACCGAGCCGTACAACATCGCCATCTTAGGGGACCTTCAGGGGCCCAAATTGCGGGTGGGCGACATAGCGGGAGGTTCGCTGGCCATCAAAACGGGGGACATCCTGACGTTCACCTCCAAAGAAAAGGTAATGGGCACGATGGAAAAGATCTACGTGTCTTATCCGAACCTGCACAACGACGTCAAAGTCGGCGAGAAGATCCTCATCGACGACGGCAAGCTGGAGGTACAGGTAACAGAGGTTACACCCGCCGGGGATGTAAAGGTGCGGGTGAACTATGGAGGGACCCTTCTGCCGAAAAAGGGCGTCAACCTCCCGGATACCGCGATTTCCCTGCCGGCGATGACCGAAAAGGACATTGCCGACCTGGAGTTCATCATCGAGCAAAAGCTGGACTGGGTTGCCCTCTCCTTTGTCCGTAAGGCAGACGACATGGTGGACCTGCGCCGCCGCGTCAACGAAAAGCAAAGCACCATCAAGATCATGGCCAAGATCGAAATGCCCTCGGCCATGGAAGACCTACGCAATATCATCATCGAGTCCGACGGCATCATGGTCGCCCGGGGTGACCTGGGGGTTGAACTGCCGGTGGAAAAAGTGCCGATGGCCCAGCGGGACATCATCCGCAAGTGCATCCACCGCGCCAAACCGGTGATCGTGGCCACCCAGATGATGGAGTCCATGATGGACCGCGTCAAGCCCAACCGGAGCGAGATCACCGACGTGGCCAACGCCGTGCTGGAAGGCACCGATGCCGTCATGCTCAGCGGGGAAACGGCCATGGGCCAGCATCCTGCGCTGGTGGTGGAGACCATGAAAAAGATCATCATCGAGGTGGAAAGGACGGAGTACCGTTATAACAGGGAAGAGGACCTCAAACCCCAACCCCACTCGCCTTCGTTCCTGAGCGACGCGATTTGCTACAATGCCTGTAAAAGCGCCCATGACGTGCACGCCGATGCCATCATCGGGATGACCCAAAGCGGGTATACGGGCTGGGTGCTGTCGAGCTACCGCCCCAAATCGCCCCTGTATATTTTCACAAAGAGGGAGCACCTCGTCAACCAGCTCAGCCTGAGTTGGGGCGTACGGGCCTTTTTCTACGACGAGGAACAAAGCCTGGACGACATCATCTTCGACCAGATCGACATCCTCAAGGGGCGCGGGTTCCTGAATACCGGGGACGTGGTGGTGAACACCGGCAGCACCCCGGTCAATCAACACCTGCCGACCAACGTCATGAAGATCACCAAGGTGAGCTAA
- the pfkA gene encoding 6-phosphofructokinase, with amino-acid sequence MDKKVTKIGVLTSGGDSPGMNAAIRAVVRTGLYNNLEVFGITRGYMGMIDDDIVPMHSRSVANIIQRGGTILKSARCKEFYEFEGRKKAYENLRKHGIEGLVVIGGDGSFRGAQKFATEFDIPCIGLPGTIDKDMAGTDFTIGFDTAVNTAVEAIDKIRDTADAHDRLFIIEVMGRDSGYIALHSGIATGAENILIPEAKTNIEDLIASLEDKQRRKKLVNLIVVAEGDEFGGAEEVAKVVRQRLPDMDTRVCILGHIQRGGSPSCIDRLVASRLGYAAVEALMEGRHNVMIGIINNKLHYTPLDLAVKAKQKIDKEWLKIVKILAS; translated from the coding sequence ATGGATAAAAAAGTAACAAAGATCGGCGTTTTGACATCGGGAGGAGACTCCCCTGGGATGAACGCCGCTATCCGGGCGGTTGTACGTACAGGATTGTATAATAACCTGGAAGTTTTTGGGATCACACGTGGTTATATGGGGATGATCGACGACGACATCGTACCCATGCACTCCCGAAGCGTTGCCAACATCATTCAAAGGGGCGGTACGATCTTGAAATCCGCCCGCTGCAAGGAATTTTATGAATTCGAAGGCCGGAAAAAGGCATACGAAAACCTGCGCAAGCACGGGATCGAAGGCCTGGTCGTGATCGGCGGAGACGGTTCCTTCCGGGGTGCCCAGAAGTTCGCCACCGAATTCGATATCCCTTGTATCGGTCTCCCGGGCACCATCGATAAAGACATGGCCGGGACCGACTTTACCATCGGTTTTGACACCGCAGTCAATACGGCGGTAGAAGCGATCGACAAGATCCGGGATACCGCGGATGCACACGACCGTTTGTTCATCATCGAGGTGATGGGCCGGGATTCGGGCTATATCGCCCTGCACAGCGGGATCGCCACCGGGGCAGAAAACATCCTGATCCCCGAAGCCAAAACCAATATCGAAGACCTGATTGCTTCCCTGGAAGACAAACAACGCCGCAAAAAGCTGGTGAACCTCATCGTCGTGGCCGAAGGCGACGAATTCGGCGGAGCGGAAGAAGTGGCCAAGGTCGTCCGCCAGCGGCTTCCGGATATGGACACCCGTGTTTGTATCCTCGGGCACATCCAGCGCGGAGGCTCCCCCTCCTGTATCGACCGCCTGGTGGCCAGCCGGCTGGGCTATGCCGCCGTGGAAGCCCTGATGGAAGGACGTCACAACGTTATGATCGGGATCATCAACAACAAACTGCACTACACGCCGCTGGATCTGGCTGTTAAAGCCAAACAGAAGATTGACAAAGAGTGGCTGAAGATCGTGAAAATTCTCGCCAGTTAA